From Vitis vinifera cultivar Pinot Noir 40024 chromosome 3, ASM3070453v1, the proteins below share one genomic window:
- the LOC100853635 gene encoding probable LRR receptor-like serine/threonine-protein kinase At2g16250 isoform X2 produces MNVRPNQDAQIVFVEMVNRRSRVVTFGLLLVVLLLLVESTFEQTQARLSSSAEFTALLELRSSLGLRSKEWPIKSDPCWFWRGVQCRNGSVVGIDISGFRRTRLGSRNPEFAVDALANLTLLESFNASMFLLPGSIPDWFGERLSSLKVLDLRSCSIIGPIPSSLGNLSNLNALFLSYNNLTGIIPSSLGQLSHLSVLDLSQNRFTGSIPSSFGSFRNLSVLNISVNFLSDTIPPGIGNISSLQYLNLSGNSLSSSIPAQLGDLDNLVELDLSFNSLSGSLPADFRGLKNLQKMAIRKNSLAGSLPGNLFPALSQLQLVVLSQNAFTGNLPDVLWTMPNLSFLDVSGNNFTSVLPNFSFNGNATASVFNLSQNMFYGGLPSLPRRFSSIDMSQNYFEGRVRDYAPSNASFGMNCLQNVSNQRTLEVCASFYAEKGLPFDNFGQPNSTQPTTNDTSGKSNKKWIILAGVLGGLGLILFLVLVLVLFLCCWRKGGTSQRGNGVGPVPAGGSPPPPGMPINFSSLGEAFTYQQILQATGDFSDANFIKHGHSGDLYWGILEGGVRIVIKRIDLSSIKKETYLLELDFFSKVSHTRFVPLLGQCLENDNEKFLVYKYMPNGDLSNSLFRKTNLEDDGLQSLDWITRLKIAIGAAEALSHLHHECNPPLVHRDVQASSILLDDKFEVRLGSLSEVCSQEGDTHQNVITRFLRLPQTSEQGPSGSPSATCAYDVYCFGKVLLELVTGRLGISASNDAQVKEWLDQTLPCISIYDKELVQKIVDPSLIIDEDLLEEVWAMAIVARSCLNPKISRRPLMRYILKALENPLKVVREENSSSARLKTTSSRGSWNAALFGSWRHSSLDVAANPVAASTHRIEGTSSLKQSGTTGSQGSGQNGGGDHSSSQRRHSKEVFPEPSSMQNVERHDEN; encoded by the exons ATGAATGTGAGACCAAACCAAGATGCCCAAATCGTCTTTGTAGAGATGGTGAATCGGCGGAGCAGAGTTGTGACATTTGGTCTTTTGTTGGTGGTGCTGTTGTTGTTGGTTGAGTCCACATTCGAACAGACTCAGGCGCGACTGAGTTCATCCGCTGAGTTTACAGCTCTGTTGGAGCTCAGATCGTCGCTGGGGCTGAGGAGCAAGGAATGGCCGATAAAGTCTGACCCTTGCTGGTTCTGGCGCGGTGTCCAATGCCGAAATGGGAGCGTCGTTGGGATCGACATTTCGGGGTTCAGGCGGACCCGACTTGGTAGTCGAAACCCAGAATTCGCTGTTGATGCGCTCGCCAATTTGACCCTTTTGGAGTCGTTTAATGCTTCAATGTTTTTGCTTCCGGGCTCGATCCCGGACTGGTTTGGTGAGCGGCTTTCGTCGCTCAAAGTGCTTGATCTCCGGTCTTGTTCTATCATTGGTCCTATTCCTTCGAGTTTAGGAAATCTAAGCAATCtcaatgctttatttttatcctATAATAATCTCACCGGGATTATTCCGTCGAGTTTGGGTCAATTATCCCATCTTTCGGTTCTTGATCTCTCCCAGAATAGGTTCACTGGATCGATTCCTTCGTCATTTGGGTCTTTTAGGAATCTTTCAGTGCTTAATATTTCGGTAAATTTTTTGTCTGATACGATTCCTCCGGGTATTGGGAATATTTCGAGTCTTCAGTATTTGAATCTTTCTGGCAATAGTCTGTCTTCTTCCATACCTGCCCAACTTGGTGACCTTGATAATCTAGTCGAGCTTGATCTCAGCTTCAATTCCCTTTCTGGGTCCTTACCAGCTGATTTTAGGGGTTTGAAAAATTTGCAGAAAATGGCAATCAGGAAAAATTCTCTAGCTGGGTCTTTGCCGGGTAATTTGTTTCCTGCTCTAAGTCAGTTGCAACTTGTAGTTCTTAGTCAGAATGCTTTCACTGGCAATCTTCCTGATGTGCTCTGGACAATGCCCAACTTGAGTTTTCTTGATGTCTCTGGAAATAACTTTACTAGTGTTCTCCCCAACTTCAGTTTCAATGGTAATGCCACGGCATCAGTATTCAATCTTTCTCAGAATATGTTTTATGGAGGTCTTCCATCTCTGCCTAGGAGGTTCAGTTCTATTGATATgtctcaaaattattttgaggGAAGGGTACGAGATTATGCACCTAGTAATGCATCTTTTGGAATGAATTGTCTCCAAAACGTGTCCAATCAGAGGACTTTGGAGGTCTGTGCATCATTCTATGCTGAGAAGGGCTTGCCTTTTGATAATTTTGGACAACCAAATAGCACTCAACCAACTACAAATGATACTTCAGGAAAGAGCAACAAAAAATGGATTATATTGGCAGGAGTTTTAGGGGGACTTGGGCTTATCTTGTTTTTGGTATTGGTGCTGGTGTTGTTCCTATGCTGCTGGAGAAAGGGTGGTACAAGCCAAAGAGGGAACGGTGTGGGGCCTGTTCCTGCTGGAGGTAGTCCTCCACCTCCGGGGATGCCTATTAACTTTTCGAGTCTTGGAGAAGCATTTACATATCAGCAGATACTCCAAGCAACTGGTGACTTCAGTGATGCGAACTTCATCAAACACGGACACTCTGGGGATCTCTACTGGGGCATTTTGGAAGGTGGGGTCCGCATAGTCATCAAAAGAATTGATTTGAGCTCAATCAAGAAAGAAACATACTTATTAGAGTTAGATTTTTTCAGCAAGGTTTCTCATACAAGATTTGTCCCCCTCCTGGGACAGTGCTTGGAGAATGATAATGAAAAGTTCCTGGTTTACAAATATATGCCAAATGGGGACTTGTCAAATTCCTTGTTCAGAAAAACCAATTTAGAGGATGATGGTTTACAGTCATTGGATTGGATAACGAGACTGAAAATTGCAATTGGAGCTGCAGAGGCTTTATCTCATCTGCATCACGAATGTAATCCGCCCCTTGTTCACAG AGATGTTCAAGCAAGCAGTATACTGCTTGATGATAAATTTGAAGTGCGTTTAGGAAGCCTGAGTGAGGTTTGCTCTCAAGAAGGGGATACTCATCAAAACGTGATTACCAGGTTTCTGCGGTTACCACA GACATCTGAACAAGGCCCTTCTG GTTCACCATCAGCAACATGTGCCTATGATGTTTACTGCTTTGGGAAGGTGTTACTTGAGCTAGTAACAGGTAGGCTGGGAATTAGCGCGTCCAATGATGCCCAGGTGAAGGAATGGTTAGATCAAACGCTACCTTGCATCAGTATATATGACAAGGAACTTGTTCAGAAGATTGTGGACCCTTCTTTGATTATAGATGAGGATCTGTTAGAGGAAGTGTGGGCCATGGCCATTGTTGCCAGATCTTGCCTCAATCCCAAGATTTCAAGGCGGCCCCTCATGAGGTACATTCTTAAAGCTTTGGAAAACCCTCTGAAGGTAGTAAGGGAAGAAAACTCCAGTTCTGCGAGGCTTAAGACAACCTCTTCTAGAGGGTCTTGGAATGCTGCTCTATTTGGTAGCTGGCGTCACAGCTCATTGGATGTGGCGGCTAATCCAGTGGCAGCCTCCACCCATAGAATAGAGGGAACCAGTAGCTTAAAACAGTCAGGAACCACAGGTTCTCAAGGAAGTGGCCAAAATGGTGGGGGTGACCATTCCTCCTCCCAAAGAAGACATTCCAAGGAGGTATTCCCCGAACCTTCTAGCATGCAAAACGTAGAGAGACATGACGAGAACTAG
- the LOC100853635 gene encoding probable LRR receptor-like serine/threonine-protein kinase At2g16250 isoform X1, producing MVNRRSRVVTFGLLLVVLLLLVESTFEQTQARLSSSAEFTALLELRSSLGLRSKEWPIKSDPCWFWRGVQCRNGSVVGIDISGFRRTRLGSRNPEFAVDALANLTLLESFNASMFLLPGSIPDWFGERLSSLKVLDLRSCSIIGPIPSSLGNLSNLNALFLSYNNLTGIIPSSLGQLSHLSVLDLSQNRFTGSIPSSFGSFRNLSVLNISVNFLSDTIPPGIGNISSLQYLNLSGNSLSSSIPAQLGDLDNLVELDLSFNSLSGSLPADFRGLKNLQKMAIRKNSLAGSLPGNLFPALSQLQLVVLSQNAFTGNLPDVLWTMPNLSFLDVSGNNFTSVLPNFSFNGNATASVFNLSQNMFYGGLPSLPRRFSSIDMSQNYFEGRVRDYAPSNASFGMNCLQNVSNQRTLEVCASFYAEKGLPFDNFGQPNSTQPTTNDTSGKSNKKWIILAGVLGGLGLILFLVLVLVLFLCCWRKGGTSQRGNGVGPVPAGGSPPPPGMPINFSSLGEAFTYQQILQATGDFSDANFIKHGHSGDLYWGILEGGVRIVIKRIDLSSIKKETYLLELDFFSKVSHTRFVPLLGQCLENDNEKFLVYKYMPNGDLSNSLFRKTNLEDDGLQSLDWITRLKIAIGAAEALSHLHHECNPPLVHRDVQASSILLDDKFEVRLGSLSEVCSQEGDTHQNVITRFLRLPQTSEQGPSGSPSATCAYDVYCFGKVLLELVTGRLGISASNDAQVKEWLDQTLPCISIYDKELVQKIVDPSLIIDEDLLEEVWAMAIVARSCLNPKISRRPLMRYILKALENPLKVVREENSSSARLKTTSSRGSWNAALFGSWRHSSLDVAANPVAASTHRIEGTSSLKQSGTTGSQGSGQNGGGDHSSSQRRHSKEVFPEPSSMQNVERHDEN from the exons ATGGTGAATCGGCGGAGCAGAGTTGTGACATTTGGTCTTTTGTTGGTGGTGCTGTTGTTGTTGGTTGAGTCCACATTCGAACAGACTCAGGCGCGACTGAGTTCATCCGCTGAGTTTACAGCTCTGTTGGAGCTCAGATCGTCGCTGGGGCTGAGGAGCAAGGAATGGCCGATAAAGTCTGACCCTTGCTGGTTCTGGCGCGGTGTCCAATGCCGAAATGGGAGCGTCGTTGGGATCGACATTTCGGGGTTCAGGCGGACCCGACTTGGTAGTCGAAACCCAGAATTCGCTGTTGATGCGCTCGCCAATTTGACCCTTTTGGAGTCGTTTAATGCTTCAATGTTTTTGCTTCCGGGCTCGATCCCGGACTGGTTTGGTGAGCGGCTTTCGTCGCTCAAAGTGCTTGATCTCCGGTCTTGTTCTATCATTGGTCCTATTCCTTCGAGTTTAGGAAATCTAAGCAATCtcaatgctttatttttatcctATAATAATCTCACCGGGATTATTCCGTCGAGTTTGGGTCAATTATCCCATCTTTCGGTTCTTGATCTCTCCCAGAATAGGTTCACTGGATCGATTCCTTCGTCATTTGGGTCTTTTAGGAATCTTTCAGTGCTTAATATTTCGGTAAATTTTTTGTCTGATACGATTCCTCCGGGTATTGGGAATATTTCGAGTCTTCAGTATTTGAATCTTTCTGGCAATAGTCTGTCTTCTTCCATACCTGCCCAACTTGGTGACCTTGATAATCTAGTCGAGCTTGATCTCAGCTTCAATTCCCTTTCTGGGTCCTTACCAGCTGATTTTAGGGGTTTGAAAAATTTGCAGAAAATGGCAATCAGGAAAAATTCTCTAGCTGGGTCTTTGCCGGGTAATTTGTTTCCTGCTCTAAGTCAGTTGCAACTTGTAGTTCTTAGTCAGAATGCTTTCACTGGCAATCTTCCTGATGTGCTCTGGACAATGCCCAACTTGAGTTTTCTTGATGTCTCTGGAAATAACTTTACTAGTGTTCTCCCCAACTTCAGTTTCAATGGTAATGCCACGGCATCAGTATTCAATCTTTCTCAGAATATGTTTTATGGAGGTCTTCCATCTCTGCCTAGGAGGTTCAGTTCTATTGATATgtctcaaaattattttgaggGAAGGGTACGAGATTATGCACCTAGTAATGCATCTTTTGGAATGAATTGTCTCCAAAACGTGTCCAATCAGAGGACTTTGGAGGTCTGTGCATCATTCTATGCTGAGAAGGGCTTGCCTTTTGATAATTTTGGACAACCAAATAGCACTCAACCAACTACAAATGATACTTCAGGAAAGAGCAACAAAAAATGGATTATATTGGCAGGAGTTTTAGGGGGACTTGGGCTTATCTTGTTTTTGGTATTGGTGCTGGTGTTGTTCCTATGCTGCTGGAGAAAGGGTGGTACAAGCCAAAGAGGGAACGGTGTGGGGCCTGTTCCTGCTGGAGGTAGTCCTCCACCTCCGGGGATGCCTATTAACTTTTCGAGTCTTGGAGAAGCATTTACATATCAGCAGATACTCCAAGCAACTGGTGACTTCAGTGATGCGAACTTCATCAAACACGGACACTCTGGGGATCTCTACTGGGGCATTTTGGAAGGTGGGGTCCGCATAGTCATCAAAAGAATTGATTTGAGCTCAATCAAGAAAGAAACATACTTATTAGAGTTAGATTTTTTCAGCAAGGTTTCTCATACAAGATTTGTCCCCCTCCTGGGACAGTGCTTGGAGAATGATAATGAAAAGTTCCTGGTTTACAAATATATGCCAAATGGGGACTTGTCAAATTCCTTGTTCAGAAAAACCAATTTAGAGGATGATGGTTTACAGTCATTGGATTGGATAACGAGACTGAAAATTGCAATTGGAGCTGCAGAGGCTTTATCTCATCTGCATCACGAATGTAATCCGCCCCTTGTTCACAG AGATGTTCAAGCAAGCAGTATACTGCTTGATGATAAATTTGAAGTGCGTTTAGGAAGCCTGAGTGAGGTTTGCTCTCAAGAAGGGGATACTCATCAAAACGTGATTACCAGGTTTCTGCGGTTACCACA GACATCTGAACAAGGCCCTTCTG GTTCACCATCAGCAACATGTGCCTATGATGTTTACTGCTTTGGGAAGGTGTTACTTGAGCTAGTAACAGGTAGGCTGGGAATTAGCGCGTCCAATGATGCCCAGGTGAAGGAATGGTTAGATCAAACGCTACCTTGCATCAGTATATATGACAAGGAACTTGTTCAGAAGATTGTGGACCCTTCTTTGATTATAGATGAGGATCTGTTAGAGGAAGTGTGGGCCATGGCCATTGTTGCCAGATCTTGCCTCAATCCCAAGATTTCAAGGCGGCCCCTCATGAGGTACATTCTTAAAGCTTTGGAAAACCCTCTGAAGGTAGTAAGGGAAGAAAACTCCAGTTCTGCGAGGCTTAAGACAACCTCTTCTAGAGGGTCTTGGAATGCTGCTCTATTTGGTAGCTGGCGTCACAGCTCATTGGATGTGGCGGCTAATCCAGTGGCAGCCTCCACCCATAGAATAGAGGGAACCAGTAGCTTAAAACAGTCAGGAACCACAGGTTCTCAAGGAAGTGGCCAAAATGGTGGGGGTGACCATTCCTCCTCCCAAAGAAGACATTCCAAGGAGGTATTCCCCGAACCTTCTAGCATGCAAAACGTAGAGAGACATGACGAGAACTAG
- the LOC100852464 gene encoding transcription termination factor MTERF2, chloroplastic isoform X2: MLSFPHYHHSPHLPNYVSHHLPLRRNPNFTTALHLCSATSSRISASSSSSSAVPHRNQEPVQPPHTTTTEETFRKHNAKSTALVLHRSSNPNQQRQEAIPEEEKLRILEMSLVTKRTPQFPGSIYIQPSQSETSKPPLAKLFNGESDEDDDEMIMRALEIRRNVTVEIFKEAMRKGKFGITYSNNLVSRLPDFIDYVMIEAASMKQLPEFSHSTFNTRAKTVIHDSNVVPLIRWLKHNSLSYPRIGKLICMSMGNLETIRGLVEWLKTIHVRGEFLGFVIMKAGGDILERSIEELDDIVRYLENNGVRRDWMGNVMSRCPQLLSYSIEEVKTRVGFYLDMGMNEKDFGTMVFDYPKALGYFTLEEMNEKVIFLITKAGVSRKDIAKVIALGPELLGCSIVHKLEVNVKYFLSLGIPLQILGEMIADFPMLLRYNIDVLRPKYRYLRRTMVRPLKDLIEFPRFFSYSLDDRIIPRHKALVENRVNFKLRYMLAISDEEFARRVEAAVERRSRFESGLMSSTLSDSQTTNDSLENRTLVDFCGREVAFSECQTSENQVSSSKNEDAQSFSSE, encoded by the exons ATGCTGTCCTTTCCACACTACCATCACTCCCCACACCTCCCTAACTATGTCTCCCATCACCTCCCTCTTCGCCGGAACCCTAATTTCACCACCGCTCTCCACCTCTGTTCCGCAACCTCCTCTCGAATCTCCGCctcctcctcttcctcctccGCCGTTCCCCACCGCAACCAAGAACCCGTTCAACCACCACACACCACAACCACTGAAGAGACTTTCCGAAAACACAACGCCAAATCCACCGCTCTCGTCCTCCACCGTtcatcaaatccaaatcaacAGCGCCAGGAGGCTATACCAGAAGAAGAGAAGCTGAGGATTCTAGAAATGTCTCTAGTGACAAAAAGAACGCCTCAATTTCCGGGCTCCATCTACATTCAGCCGTCGCAATCGGAGACTTCGAAGCCTCCTCTGGCCAAACTCTTCAACGGAGAAAGCGATGAAGACGATGACGAGATGATAATGCGGGCTCTGGAGATTCGCCGGAATGTAACGGTGGAGATTTTCAAGGAAGCAATGCGGAAGGGCAAGTTTGGGATCACTTACTCCAATAATTTGGTGTCTAGGTTGCCTGATTTTATTGACTATGTCATGATTGAAGCGGCTTCCATGAAGCAGTTGCCTGAATTCTCCCATTCAACGTTTAATACGCGTGCCAAGACTGTCATACATGACTCCAATGTGGTGCCACTCATCAG GTGGTTGAAACACAATTCACTCTCATATCCACGAATTGGAAAGCTAATATGCATGTCAATGGGAAATCTTGAGACTATAAGAGGACTTGTTGAGTGGTTGAAGACAATTCATGTGAGGGGGGAATTTCTTGGGTTTGTGATCATGAAAGCAGGAGGGGATATTTTGGAGCGCAGCATAGAGGAATTGGATGACATTGTCAGGTATCTAGAGAACAATGGGGTACGGAGGGATTGGATGGGTAATGTGATGAGCCGATGCCCTCAATTGTTGTCTTACAGCATCGAGGAAGTGAAAACTCGTGTGGGGTTCTACTTGGATATGGGTATGAATGAGAAGGATTTTGGCACAATGGTCTTTGATTATCCCAAGGCACTTGGCTACTTTACTCTGGAAGAGATGAACGAAAAG GTCATTTTCTTGATTACTAAAGCTGGAGTCAGCCGGAAAGATATTGCAAAGGTAATAGCTCTGGGACCTGAGCTCTTGGGATGCAGTATTGTGCATAAGCTGGAGGTTAACGTGAAGTACTTTCTCTCACTTGGAATACCCCTTCAAATACTGGGTGAGATGATAGCTGATTTTCCCATGCTACTGCGGTACAATATAGATGTCCTCCGTCCCAAGTACCGTTATCTGCGTAGAACTATGGTTCGCCCTTTGAAGGATCTCATTGAGTTTCCAAG GTTTTTCAGCTATTCTCTAGATGACCGAATAATTCCAAGGCACAAGGCTCTTGTGGAGAACCGGGTAAATTTTAAACTGCGCTACATGTTGGCAATCTCTGATGAAGAGTTTGCTCGAAGGGTTGAAGCTGCAGTGGAAAGGCGTAGTAGATTTGAATCCGGTCTCATGAGTAGCACTCTCTCTGATTCCCAAACAACTAATGACTCTTTGGAAAACCGGACATTAGTAGATTTTTGTGGCAGAGAGGTTGCTTTTTCTGAGTGTCAAACAAGCGAAAACCAAGTTAGTTCTTCAAAAAATGAGGATGCTCAAAGCTTTTCTTCAGAATAA
- the LOC100852464 gene encoding transcription termination factor MTERF2, chloroplastic isoform X1: MLSFPHYHHSPHLPNYVSHHLPLRRNPNFTTALHLCSATSSRISASSSSSSAVPHRNQEPVQPPHTTTTEETFRKHNAKSTALVLHRSSNPNQQRQEAIPEEEKLRILEMSLVTKRTPQFPGSIYIQPSQSETSKPPLAKLFNGESDEDDDEMIMRALEIRRNVTVEIFKEAMRKGKFGITYSNNLVSRLPDFIDYVMIEAASMKQLPEFSHSTFNTRAKTVIHDSNVVPLIRWLKHNSLSYPRIGKLICMSMGNLETIRGLVEWLKTIHVRGEFLGFVIMKAGGDILERSIEELDDIVRYLENNGVRRDWMGNVMSRCPQLLSYSIEEVKTRVGFYLDMGMNEKDFGTMVFDYPKALGYFTLEEMNEKVSYLKEFGLNNEDVGRLLAFKPQLMGCSIEERWKPFVKYLYYLGVCREGMRRMLIIKPMVFCVDLEKTIVPKVRFFQDIGIRDDAIGNMLVKFPPLLTYSLYKKIRPVVIFLITKAGVSRKDIAKVIALGPELLGCSIVHKLEVNVKYFLSLGIPLQILGEMIADFPMLLRYNIDVLRPKYRYLRRTMVRPLKDLIEFPRFFSYSLDDRIIPRHKALVENRVNFKLRYMLAISDEEFARRVEAAVERRSRFESGLMSSTLSDSQTTNDSLENRTLVDFCGREVAFSECQTSENQVSSSKNEDAQSFSSE; encoded by the exons ATGCTGTCCTTTCCACACTACCATCACTCCCCACACCTCCCTAACTATGTCTCCCATCACCTCCCTCTTCGCCGGAACCCTAATTTCACCACCGCTCTCCACCTCTGTTCCGCAACCTCCTCTCGAATCTCCGCctcctcctcttcctcctccGCCGTTCCCCACCGCAACCAAGAACCCGTTCAACCACCACACACCACAACCACTGAAGAGACTTTCCGAAAACACAACGCCAAATCCACCGCTCTCGTCCTCCACCGTtcatcaaatccaaatcaacAGCGCCAGGAGGCTATACCAGAAGAAGAGAAGCTGAGGATTCTAGAAATGTCTCTAGTGACAAAAAGAACGCCTCAATTTCCGGGCTCCATCTACATTCAGCCGTCGCAATCGGAGACTTCGAAGCCTCCTCTGGCCAAACTCTTCAACGGAGAAAGCGATGAAGACGATGACGAGATGATAATGCGGGCTCTGGAGATTCGCCGGAATGTAACGGTGGAGATTTTCAAGGAAGCAATGCGGAAGGGCAAGTTTGGGATCACTTACTCCAATAATTTGGTGTCTAGGTTGCCTGATTTTATTGACTATGTCATGATTGAAGCGGCTTCCATGAAGCAGTTGCCTGAATTCTCCCATTCAACGTTTAATACGCGTGCCAAGACTGTCATACATGACTCCAATGTGGTGCCACTCATCAG GTGGTTGAAACACAATTCACTCTCATATCCACGAATTGGAAAGCTAATATGCATGTCAATGGGAAATCTTGAGACTATAAGAGGACTTGTTGAGTGGTTGAAGACAATTCATGTGAGGGGGGAATTTCTTGGGTTTGTGATCATGAAAGCAGGAGGGGATATTTTGGAGCGCAGCATAGAGGAATTGGATGACATTGTCAGGTATCTAGAGAACAATGGGGTACGGAGGGATTGGATGGGTAATGTGATGAGCCGATGCCCTCAATTGTTGTCTTACAGCATCGAGGAAGTGAAAACTCGTGTGGGGTTCTACTTGGATATGGGTATGAATGAGAAGGATTTTGGCACAATGGTCTTTGATTATCCCAAGGCACTTGGCTACTTTACTCTGGAAGAGATGAACGAAAAG GTTAGTTATCTAAAGGAGTTTGGCCTCAACAATGAAGATGTAGGGAGATTACTAGCATTTAAGCCGCAACTGATGGGTTGTAGCATTGAGGAAAGATGGAAGCCTTTTGTTAAGTATCTGTACTACCTTGGGGTTTGCCGAGAGGGTATGAGGAGAATGCTTATCATCAAACCAATGGTTTTTTGTGTTGATTTAGAGAAAACCATTGTACCAAAG GTACGGTTTTTTCAGGACATAGGCATTCGAGATGATGCCATTGGTAACATGCTTGTTAAGTTTCCTCCATTACTAACATACAGCCTCTACAAGAAAATTCGCCCAGTG GTCATTTTCTTGATTACTAAAGCTGGAGTCAGCCGGAAAGATATTGCAAAGGTAATAGCTCTGGGACCTGAGCTCTTGGGATGCAGTATTGTGCATAAGCTGGAGGTTAACGTGAAGTACTTTCTCTCACTTGGAATACCCCTTCAAATACTGGGTGAGATGATAGCTGATTTTCCCATGCTACTGCGGTACAATATAGATGTCCTCCGTCCCAAGTACCGTTATCTGCGTAGAACTATGGTTCGCCCTTTGAAGGATCTCATTGAGTTTCCAAG GTTTTTCAGCTATTCTCTAGATGACCGAATAATTCCAAGGCACAAGGCTCTTGTGGAGAACCGGGTAAATTTTAAACTGCGCTACATGTTGGCAATCTCTGATGAAGAGTTTGCTCGAAGGGTTGAAGCTGCAGTGGAAAGGCGTAGTAGATTTGAATCCGGTCTCATGAGTAGCACTCTCTCTGATTCCCAAACAACTAATGACTCTTTGGAAAACCGGACATTAGTAGATTTTTGTGGCAGAGAGGTTGCTTTTTCTGAGTGTCAAACAAGCGAAAACCAAGTTAGTTCTTCAAAAAATGAGGATGCTCAAAGCTTTTCTTCAGAATAA
- the LOC100853593 gene encoding uncharacterized protein LOC100853593, whose product MNLATLFCKRMNIKELVTNLPVYRSASDVSGEGLGLIFMRWASKKTAGSTKNGRDSKPKNLGVKKFGGERVIPGNIIVRQRGTRFHPGNYVGIGKDHTLYALKEGCVKFEKHKLSGRKWVHVEPKDGHVLHPVYADAAAPRLKTTV is encoded by the exons ATGAATCTTGCAACACTATTTTGCAAAAGAATGAATATCAAGGAGCTGGTTACAAACCTGCCTGTTTACAGAAGTGCTAGTG ATGTCTCTGGAGAAGGATTGGGTTTAATTTTCATGCGATGGGCCTCCAAAAAGACAGCAGGATCCACAAAGAATGGAAGGGACTCCAAACCCAAGAATCTTGGGGTGAAGAAATTTGGTGGAGAG AGAGTGATACCTGGGAACATTATTGTTCGTCAACGTGGCACCCGTTTCCATCCAGGAAACTACGTTGGAATTGGAAAGGATCACACCCTATATGCTCTGAAAGAAGGTTGTGTTAAGTTTGAGAAACACAAGCTCAGTGGACGGAAGTGGGTACATGTTGAGCCCAAAGACGGGCATGTACTTCACCCTGTCTATGCAGATGCTGCTGCTCCTAGGCTCAAGACAACTGTTTaa